Proteins from a genomic interval of Nocardioides jishulii:
- a CDS encoding SGNH/GDSL hydrolase family protein: MSFKRYVALGDSFTEGVGDNDPTRPNGLRGWADRVAEALAAADPEFRYANLAIRGRKLPQIIDEQVEPALALRPDLITIHGGGNDVLRPKVDIDHLAQRYDAAIERLAASGAKVVMFTLFDPGSYGIYSAMRGRMALFNEWVREIADARDVTLVDQWRMRDVDLVTHLDPDRMHLNSHGHHYMAIQVLDALGLPHDLVRDDVPPAPVLTRKEALAENARWTREFLGPWIHRRLTGRSSGDSVSPKHPALERIG; the protein is encoded by the coding sequence ATGAGCTTCAAGCGGTACGTCGCCCTGGGCGACTCCTTCACCGAGGGCGTCGGCGACAACGACCCCACCCGCCCCAACGGCCTGCGCGGCTGGGCCGATCGCGTGGCCGAGGCGCTCGCCGCAGCCGACCCGGAGTTCCGGTACGCGAACCTCGCGATCCGCGGTCGCAAGCTCCCGCAGATCATCGACGAGCAGGTCGAGCCGGCGCTCGCGCTGAGGCCTGACCTGATCACCATCCACGGTGGCGGCAACGACGTGCTGCGCCCGAAGGTCGACATCGACCACCTGGCCCAGCGCTACGACGCCGCGATCGAGCGACTGGCCGCCAGCGGCGCGAAGGTCGTCATGTTCACGCTCTTCGACCCGGGGTCCTACGGCATCTACTCCGCGATGCGCGGCCGGATGGCGCTCTTCAACGAGTGGGTGCGCGAGATCGCCGACGCCCGCGACGTGACCCTGGTCGACCAGTGGCGCATGCGCGACGTCGACCTGGTCACCCACCTGGACCCCGACCGGATGCACCTCAACTCCCACGGCCACCACTACATGGCGATCCAGGTGCTCGACGCCCTCGGCCTGCCCCACGACCTGGTGCGCGACGACGTCCCCCCGGCGCCCGTGCTGACTCGCAAGGAGGCCCTGGCCGAGAACGCCCGCTGGACCCGGGAGTTCCTCGGTCCGTGGATCCACCGTCGACTGACCGGGCGCTCCTCGGGCGACTCCGTCTCGCCCAAGCACCCCGCCTTGGAGCGCATCGGCTAA